A region from the Sorex araneus isolate mSorAra2 chromosome 6, mSorAra2.pri, whole genome shotgun sequence genome encodes:
- the LOC129406001 gene encoding olfactory receptor 4C15-like → MQNQSFVTEFVLLGISQNPDVQKIVFVILLFVYIATICGNLLIAAAITSNAALLGSPMYFFLVFLSLLDACHTSSVAPKMIIDCLYEKKTISYRGCMMQVFSGHIFSGAEVIVLISMAYDRYVAICKPLHYSSIMNPRLCGILMGVAWTGGFLHSIIQLIFTIQLPFCGPNIIDHFLCDLYPLLKLACTDTYVFSLSVVANSGLICILIFSMLLVSYAVILFSLRNHSTEGKRKALSTCGSHVAVVVLFFIPCIFEYARPPVSFSFDKFVVMFYTILTPLLNPMIYAFRNKEVKNAISKFCSRLITVSVKK, encoded by the coding sequence ATGCAAAATCAAAGCTTTGTCACTGAGTTTGTCCTCCTGGGAATTTCACAGAATCCAGATGTTCAGAAAATTGTATTTGTCATCCTGCTGTTTGTCTACATTGCAACTATCTGTGGCAACCTGCTGATTGCCGCAGCCATCACCAGCAATGCAGCACTCCTGGGCTCCCCgatgtacttcttcctggtttTTCTATCTTTACTGGATGCATGCCACACCTCATCTGTTGCCCCGAAAATGATCATAGACTGTCTCtatgagaagaaaaccatctcTTACAGAGGTTGTATGATGCAGGTCTTTTCTGGACACATATTTTCTGGAGCAGAGGTGATTGTCCTCATatccatggcctatgacaggtatgtggccatctgtaaACCCTTGCACTACTCATCCATCATGAACCCAAGGCTCTGTGGCATTTTGATGGGGGTAGCCTGGACAGGGGGCTTTCTCCACTCCATTATTCAACTTATCTTTACTATACAGCTGCCTTTCTGTGGCCCCAATATCATTGATCATTTCCTGTGTGACTTGTACCCATTACTGAAGCTAGCCTGCACTGACACTTACGTGTTTAGCCTTTCGGTGGTGGCCAACAGTGGGCTCATCTGCATCCTGATCTTCTCCATGTTGCTTGTGTCCTATGCGGTCATCCTGTTCTCCCTGAGAAACCACAGCactgaaggaaaaaggaaagccctctccacctgtggGTCTCATGTTGCTGTTGTGGTTCTGTTCTTTATTCCATGTATATTTGAGTATGCGCGGcctccagtttctttctcctttgacaaATTTGTGGTGATGTTCTACACTATTCTCACTCCTTTACTCAATCCTATGATTTATGCTTTCAGAAATAAGGAGGTAAAAAATGCCATTAGCAAATTTTGCAGTAGGTTAATAACTGtttctgttaaaaaataa